One genomic segment of Terrihabitans soli includes these proteins:
- a CDS encoding dienelactone hydrolase family protein: MDQRIIDLYDSFTHGQISRREFTDRLTKVAGSAAAAAALLPVLQNNYAQAAIVPEDDKRLVIQNVTFDAPNGKVNGYVTRPKGGAARLPAVVVIHENRGLNPHIKDVTRRLALEGFLVLAPDLLTPLGGTPENEDQARDLIAKLEPLPNITNIAASVGHLAQSGSSTGKVGAVGFCWGGARASEIASVAPPPLAAAVSYYGMGLAAKNVGTIKAPLLLHYAGLDERVNASIADYKKALDEAGKTYELFMYDGANHAFNNDTNPARYNKAAADLAWKRTVDFLKKNLA, translated from the coding sequence ATGGACCAGAGGATCATCGATCTCTACGACAGCTTCACGCATGGCCAGATTTCGCGCCGCGAATTCACCGACCGGCTGACCAAGGTCGCGGGGTCCGCTGCTGCGGCGGCTGCACTTCTCCCGGTGCTTCAGAACAATTACGCCCAGGCCGCGATCGTGCCGGAAGACGACAAGCGGCTCGTCATCCAGAACGTGACCTTCGATGCGCCGAACGGCAAAGTGAATGGATATGTCACGCGCCCGAAAGGCGGCGCTGCGCGGCTTCCCGCCGTCGTCGTTATTCACGAGAACCGTGGCCTCAACCCGCACATCAAGGACGTTACACGCCGTCTTGCGCTTGAGGGCTTTCTCGTGCTTGCCCCCGATCTTCTGACGCCTCTGGGCGGCACGCCGGAAAACGAAGATCAGGCGCGCGATCTGATCGCAAAACTTGAGCCCCTTCCGAACATCACCAATATCGCGGCGTCGGTCGGGCATCTTGCGCAGTCCGGCAGTTCGACCGGCAAAGTTGGTGCGGTCGGCTTTTGCTGGGGCGGCGCGCGCGCCAGCGAAATCGCATCGGTCGCGCCGCCGCCGCTCGCGGCCGCCGTCTCTTATTACGGGATGGGTCTTGCCGCGAAAAATGTCGGAACGATCAAAGCGCCGCTTTTGCTGCACTATGCCGGGCTCGACGAGCGCGTGAACGCCAGCATCGCCGATTACAAGAAGGCGCTCGACGAGGCCGGCAAGACATACGAGCTGTTCATGTATGACGGCGCCAACCACGCCTTCAACAACGACACCAATCCGGCGC
- a CDS encoding DUF1328 domain-containing protein, translating to MLGWALTFLIVALIAAALGFGGLAGTAIEIAKVIFFVAIILFVISAVFGFMRGGRPPIA from the coding sequence ATGCTCGGTTGGGCTCTGACTTTCCTGATCGTCGCCCTTATCGCGGCGGCGCTCGGCTTCGGCGGTCTCGCCGGCACGGCCATCGAGATCGCCAAGGTGATCTTCTTTGTGGCGATCATCCTGTTCGTCATTTCGGCCGTTTTCGGCTTCATGCGCGGCGGACGTCCGCCGATCGCCTGA
- a CDS encoding SDR family NAD(P)-dependent oxidoreductase gives MDLGYSKRRVLVVGGSEGIGFAAAALMAGEGADVIIASRAESKLKSAAEAIRAEYGAAVAYVVCDVTKPDGGAILAKTVEETWGALDAVIAAVGGSIRSEFSALDDEAWIENYNFNVLSTVRTVRSLIPLLEKGDNPAIVTLSGAGAKMPYPHQSVSNVHKAGVIALTKTLSLELAASKIRVNCVAPGRTLTSLWTNRADTLAQERGSTREAVIEEFAKEIPLGRFGEPKDIAVMIVWLASPLAKYITGQTVGVDGGITRGLI, from the coding sequence GTGGATCTCGGATATTCGAAACGGCGGGTGCTTGTCGTCGGCGGTAGCGAAGGTATCGGCTTTGCCGCGGCCGCTTTGATGGCGGGCGAGGGCGCCGATGTGATCATCGCCTCGCGCGCGGAGAGCAAACTCAAGAGCGCGGCTGAAGCGATCCGCGCCGAGTACGGCGCGGCGGTCGCTTATGTCGTCTGCGACGTCACCAAACCAGATGGCGGCGCGATCCTCGCAAAGACCGTTGAAGAGACATGGGGCGCGCTCGATGCGGTCATCGCTGCGGTCGGCGGTAGCATCCGTTCGGAGTTCTCGGCGCTCGACGACGAGGCATGGATCGAGAACTACAATTTCAATGTTCTCTCCACCGTGCGGACCGTGCGCTCTCTCATTCCGCTTTTGGAGAAGGGCGATAATCCGGCGATCGTGACGCTCAGCGGCGCGGGGGCGAAAATGCCCTATCCGCATCAGAGCGTTTCGAACGTCCACAAAGCCGGCGTGATTGCGTTGACAAAAACGCTGTCGCTCGAACTTGCCGCCAGCAAGATCCGCGTCAACTGCGTGGCGCCCGGCCGCACGCTGACCTCGCTCTGGACCAATCGCGCCGACACACTCGCCCAGGAGCGCGGGTCGACGCGGGAAGCGGTGATCGAGGAATTCGCCAAGGAGATTCCGCTCGGCCGTTTCGGCGAGCCGAAAGATATTGCGGTGATGATCGTCTGGCTCGCATCGCCGCTTGCAAAATATATCACCGGGCAGACGGTCGGCGTCGACGGCGGCATCACGCGCGGTCTTATCTGA
- the groL gene encoding chaperonin GroEL (60 kDa chaperone family; promotes refolding of misfolded polypeptides especially under stressful conditions; forms two stacked rings of heptamers to form a barrel-shaped 14mer; ends can be capped by GroES; misfolded proteins enter the barrel where they are refolded when GroES binds), translating into MAAKDVRFSADARERMLRGVDILANAVKVTLGPKGRNVVIDKSFGAPRITKDGVTVAKEIELEDKFENMGAQMVREVASKTNDLAGDGTTTATVLAQAIVREGAKAVAAGMNPMDLKRGIDLAVAQVIASLKKSSKKIKSSEEVAQVGTISANGETEIGQMIANAMQKVGNEGVITVEEAKTAETELEVVEGMQFDRGYLSPYFITNAEKMIADLEDPYILIHEKKLGSLQALLPVLEAVVQSSRPLLIIAEDVEGEALATLVVNKLRGGLKVAAVKAPGFGDRRKAMLEDIAVLTGGTVVSEDVGIKLENVTLQMLGRAKKVSIEKEKTTIVDGAGAKKEIEGRVGQIKAQIEETTSDYDREKLQERLAKLAGGVAVIRVGGSTEVEVKERKDRVDDALNATRAAVEEGIVPGGGVALLRAKNSINKSIHENADIQAGYAIVLKALEAPIRQIVENAGVEGSIVVGKILENKSDTFGFNAQAEEYVDMIKAGIVDPTKVVRTALQDAASVASLLITTEAMVADAPKRDAGGPPGMPGGGMGGMGGMDF; encoded by the coding sequence ATGGCCGCGAAAGACGTACGTTTTTCCGCCGACGCGCGTGAGCGGATGCTCCGCGGCGTCGACATTCTCGCCAACGCCGTCAAGGTGACGCTCGGTCCGAAGGGCCGCAACGTCGTCATCGACAAGTCGTTCGGCGCGCCGCGCATCACCAAGGACGGTGTCACGGTCGCCAAGGAAATCGAACTCGAAGACAAGTTCGAAAACATGGGCGCCCAGATGGTGCGCGAAGTCGCCTCCAAGACCAACGATCTGGCGGGTGACGGCACAACCACCGCGACGGTTCTGGCCCAGGCCATCGTCCGCGAAGGCGCCAAGGCGGTTGCCGCCGGCATGAACCCGATGGATCTGAAGCGCGGCATCGATCTCGCCGTCGCGCAGGTCATCGCTTCGCTCAAGAAGTCCTCGAAGAAGATCAAGTCGTCCGAGGAAGTCGCCCAGGTCGGCACGATCTCGGCGAACGGTGAAACCGAAATCGGCCAGATGATCGCCAATGCGATGCAGAAGGTCGGCAATGAGGGCGTCATCACGGTCGAGGAAGCCAAGACCGCCGAGACCGAACTCGAAGTCGTCGAAGGCATGCAGTTCGACCGCGGCTATCTCTCGCCGTACTTCATTACCAACGCCGAGAAGATGATCGCGGATCTCGAAGATCCCTACATCCTCATCCATGAAAAGAAGCTCGGCTCGCTCCAGGCGCTGCTCCCGGTTCTCGAAGCCGTCGTGCAGTCCTCGCGTCCGCTGCTCATCATCGCCGAAGACGTCGAAGGCGAAGCTCTTGCGACGCTCGTCGTCAACAAGCTGCGCGGCGGCCTCAAGGTCGCGGCCGTCAAGGCTCCGGGCTTCGGCGATCGCCGCAAGGCCATGCTGGAAGACATCGCGGTTCTGACCGGCGGCACCGTCGTGTCGGAAGATGTCGGCATCAAGCTTGAAAACGTGACGCTTCAGATGCTCGGCCGCGCCAAGAAGGTGTCGATCGAGAAAGAGAAGACCACGATCGTCGACGGCGCCGGCGCCAAGAAGGAAATCGAAGGCCGCGTCGGTCAGATCAAGGCGCAGATCGAGGAAACGACCTCGGACTACGATCGCGAGAAGCTCCAGGAGCGTCTGGCCAAGCTCGCGGGCGGCGTCGCGGTCATCCGCGTCGGCGGCTCGACGGAAGTCGAAGTGAAGGAGCGCAAGGACCGCGTTGATGACGCGCTCAATGCGACCCGCGCTGCGGTCGAGGAAGGCATCGTCCCGGGCGGCGGTGTGGCTCTTCTCCGCGCCAAGAACTCGATCAACAAGTCGATCCACGAGAACGCCGATATCCAGGCCGGCTACGCCATCGTTCTGAAGGCGCTTGAGGCTCCGATCCGTCAGATCGTCGAAAACGCGGGCGTCGAAGGCTCGATCGTTGTCGGCAAGATCCTCGAGAACAAGTCGGACACGTTCGGCTTCAACGCTCAGGCGGAAGAGTATGTCGACATGATCAAGGCCGGCATCGTCGACCCGACCAAGGTCGTCCGTACGGCGCTGCAGGATGCGGCTTCGGTCGCTTCGCTCTTGATCACCACGGAAGCCATGGTTGCCGACGCGCCGAAGCGCGATGCCGGCGGTCCTCCCGGCATGCCGGGCGGCGGCATGGGCGGTATGGGCGGTATGGATTTCTAA
- the groES gene encoding co-chaperone GroES, with the protein MKFRPLHDRVVVRRLTAEEKTKGGIIIPDTAKEKPQEGEIVAAGSGARDEAGKLVPLDVKAGDKVLFGKWSGTEVKIDGEDLLIMKESDILGVIGK; encoded by the coding sequence ATGAAATTTCGCCCGCTGCACGACCGCGTGGTCGTTCGTCGCCTGACTGCTGAAGAGAAGACCAAAGGCGGCATCATCATCCCTGACACCGCCAAGGAGAAGCCCCAGGAGGGCGAGATCGTCGCCGCCGGTTCCGGCGCCCGCGACGAGGCCGGCAAGCTTGTCCCGCTCGATGTGAAGGCTGGCGACAAGGTGCTGTTCGGCAAGTGGTCGGGCACCGAGGTCAAGATCGACGGTGAAGACCTCCTGATCATGAAGGAATCCGACATCCTCGGCGTGATCGGCAAGTAA